Genomic segment of Hydra vulgaris chromosome 08, alternate assembly HydraT2T_AEP:
TTGACTTCTTCCCAAAGCTTTTTCCTAATCTCCATAGTTTCATTCGAGAAGTCTTCGTTAATGAAAATACCCGTTCCCTTGAGTTTTTTTGCtgatgttaatattttatttttattttgaaagtctaataatttaataatcatgGTTCGTAGAgatttatcttcttttattttCCCGATACGATAAGCTCTTTCAACTATTATTTCCTCGGAGATTCCCAgcttgtttataaatatatttttaagctcATTTGCACGATCATTCCAAGTTTCAGTGGGCAGCTCAGTTAATCCATCAATTCTTAGGTTATTCTGTCGTGAACGTTTTTCcaagtaattaaatttgttttttaaattgccaATTTCGATGTCTAACAAACTGtttgtttgtaatattttatttaaaaagttttcttccTGAAAGTTAATACTTTCCTTTAAATCACTGATGTCTTTTTCAACAATTACAAGTTtcgatttgtttttattaaactcGTTTTCAAGTTTGTCAAGTCGATcggttattatttttaaattcgcACTTAAAATATCGGTAAATATCTTTtcctgattttttaaaagtatagcaGTTTCAgttaaaatgccttttttttgcTCATTAAGTTTGGTGCTTAttagtttttctatatttttcatCATAACTTCCATTTTGTAAATAACTAATCGCTCGATAAACACGTCTTGCTCGTTCAATGCCGCAAGCAAAAACTTTACTGAGTAATATTTCACCTCTTTTGATTTGTTCTACTGTAAGTTGCAATTGTTCTTCATTTTAAGTTGTCTACGTTTTGCAAATGCAAGTACGAGTCATctttgttataaatgttttcagATAGATAGCTAAAgccatcattttttttaagttttaattaattaacaattattaattaatttagccGCTCTCATCTTAATGCATAAGCAATTAGCATGTTTACTTTTCCCCCGAAAAACgtttagttaataattattaattaatttagccGCGCTCATATATATGCACAAGTTTGAACAGTTAGCATGTTTATTTTccccaaaaaaaacatttatctcGGTTTTGCGCTCATAACTTTTTACAAGCACTTGcaaattcaattttgaaatgAGAATCTTGATCTTCATAAAACTT
This window contains:
- the LOC136082986 gene encoding uncharacterized protein LOC136082986, with the protein product MEVMMKNIEKLISTKLNEQKKGILTETAILLKNQEKIFTDILSANLKIITDRLDKLENEFNKNKSKLVIVEKDISDLKESINFQEENFLNKILQTNSLLDIEIGNLKNKFNYLEKRSRQNNLRIDGLTELPTETWNDRANELKNIFINKLGISEEIIVERAYRIGKIKEDKSLRTMIIKLLDFQNKNKILTSAKKLKGTGIFINEDFSNETMEIRKKLWEEVKRLRKEGKYAIIKYDKIFVREFRK